In one Nocardioides sp. NBC_00368 genomic region, the following are encoded:
- a CDS encoding winged helix-turn-helix transcriptional regulator, with protein MTLNLTYGDLGDACAAAHALDLIGDRWSLIVVRELMFGPRTARDLESSVIGVSTDELKDRLQFLEHAGVVVETELGYITKTTAYALTPWGRELETILGALGRWAHGSSRFPIMTAGMTPSGVMVAMRTMVPAGSATTPEPVSVAWELTDARRPDADPQQFRLVWKGNEFDLAEGTLEDADVTVAGDSTAWTGVVFMGFPVDAAIAEAGLRVEGDRAALDRVLGLFANTLAEAS; from the coding sequence GTGACCCTGAACCTGACCTATGGGGACCTCGGAGACGCCTGCGCAGCAGCGCACGCACTGGACCTGATCGGCGACAGGTGGAGCCTCATCGTCGTGCGCGAGCTGATGTTCGGGCCGCGCACCGCGCGTGACCTGGAATCGTCCGTGATCGGGGTCAGCACGGACGAATTGAAGGACCGGCTGCAGTTCCTCGAGCACGCCGGCGTCGTGGTCGAGACCGAGCTCGGCTACATCACCAAGACGACGGCCTACGCCCTCACCCCGTGGGGACGCGAGCTCGAGACGATCCTCGGGGCGCTCGGACGCTGGGCCCACGGCTCGTCCCGCTTCCCGATCATGACCGCCGGGATGACGCCCAGCGGCGTGATGGTGGCGATGCGCACGATGGTGCCCGCCGGCAGCGCGACGACCCCGGAGCCGGTCAGCGTCGCCTGGGAGCTGACCGACGCACGCCGCCCCGACGCCGACCCGCAGCAGTTCCGGCTGGTCTGGAAGGGCAACGAGTTCGACCTCGCCGAGGGCACCCTCGAGGACGCCGACGTCACCGTCGCGGGCGACTCGACGGCCTGGACCGGGGTCGTGTTCATGGGCTTCCCCGTGGACGCCGCGATCGCCGAGGCCGGGCTCCGGGTCGAGGGCGACCGCGCCGCGCTGGACCGCGTGCTCGGGCTGTTCGCGAACACGCTCGCCGAGGCCAGCTGA
- a CDS encoding GntR family transcriptional regulator: protein MSNPRPRGLPKYLHVADYLRAQIDDGTYLPGERLPTEPELMDTFPYDRATIRRGLAVLRNEGLITSEQGRGVFVRDATKTRYDLMSMLITDPSHPAKPDAAYHQPPRGPDDGISVEHSYEVVAAGEKLGEAFDLDPRSELLSTTYTFFISGDTAEYRTTAYIPYPLVIDTPLATPTDDWPQPPIKDLLATVGVKVTTVAMDIESRMPTPQETFDLQIPDGTPVLSDRRRFLADDRVVCITDSVGVADRIVYGLDLKLQ from the coding sequence ATGAGCAACCCCCGTCCGCGCGGCCTGCCCAAATACCTCCACGTGGCCGACTATCTGCGGGCCCAGATCGACGACGGCACCTATCTCCCCGGCGAGCGGCTCCCGACCGAGCCCGAGCTGATGGACACCTTCCCTTACGACCGCGCCACCATCCGGCGCGGCCTGGCGGTGCTGCGCAACGAAGGCCTCATCACCAGCGAGCAGGGCCGAGGCGTCTTCGTACGCGACGCCACCAAGACCCGCTACGACCTGATGAGCATGCTGATCACCGACCCGAGCCACCCGGCAAAGCCCGACGCGGCCTACCACCAGCCGCCGCGTGGCCCGGACGACGGCATCTCCGTCGAGCACTCCTACGAGGTCGTCGCGGCCGGCGAGAAGCTCGGGGAGGCCTTCGACCTCGACCCGCGCAGCGAGCTGCTCAGCACCACCTACACGTTCTTCATCAGCGGCGACACCGCCGAATACCGCACCACGGCCTACATCCCGTACCCGCTGGTCATCGACACCCCGCTGGCCACGCCGACCGACGACTGGCCGCAGCCGCCGATCAAGGACCTGCTGGCCACGGTCGGCGTGAAGGTCACCACGGTCGCGATGGACATCGAGTCCCGGATGCCGACACCGCAGGAGACCTTCGACCTGCAGATCCCCGACGGCACACCCGTGTTGTCCGACCGGCGTCGCTTCCTCGCTGATGACCGGGTCGTGTGCATCACCGACTCCGTAGGCGTCGCTGACCGGATCGTCTACGGGCTGGACCTGAAGCTGCAGTAG
- a CDS encoding AAA family ATPase codes for MPSRTSSWFSSPAEAVTRLGDVGYLADASTALTTYLAGALEKPVLIEGPAGVGKTELAKAITRATGAELVRLQCYEGLDEARALYEWNYKKQLLRIQAAGDGQAWEETHDDIFSEEFLLTRPLLTAIRRSEPTVLLIDEVDKTDVEVEGLLLEVLSDFQVTIPELGTMTSTRRPLVVLTSNATRELSEALKRRCLYLHLDYPDADREREIVLSQVPGLDDKVARQLVSVVGRLRELELKKSPSIAESVDWARTLIALEITDLSDKAVADTLGVVLKHSSDVDRAVRELRLKR; via the coding sequence ATGCCTTCCCGTACGTCGTCCTGGTTCTCCTCGCCCGCCGAGGCCGTCACCCGTCTGGGAGACGTCGGCTACCTGGCGGACGCCTCGACGGCGTTGACGACCTATCTCGCGGGCGCGCTGGAGAAGCCGGTGCTCATCGAGGGGCCCGCCGGGGTGGGCAAGACCGAGCTGGCCAAGGCGATCACCCGGGCCACCGGCGCCGAGCTGGTCAGGCTGCAGTGCTACGAGGGCCTCGACGAGGCGCGGGCGCTCTACGAGTGGAACTACAAGAAGCAGCTCCTCCGCATCCAGGCCGCCGGTGACGGCCAGGCGTGGGAGGAGACCCACGACGACATCTTCTCCGAAGAGTTCCTGCTGACCCGGCCGCTGCTGACCGCGATCCGCCGCTCGGAACCCACTGTCCTGCTCATCGACGAGGTGGACAAGACCGACGTCGAGGTCGAGGGACTCCTGCTCGAGGTGCTCTCCGACTTCCAGGTGACCATCCCCGAGCTCGGCACGATGACCTCGACCCGTCGGCCGCTGGTCGTGCTCACCTCCAACGCCACCCGCGAGCTCTCCGAGGCGCTCAAGCGACGCTGCCTCTACCTCCACCTCGACTACCCCGACGCCGACCGGGAGCGCGAGATCGTGCTCTCCCAGGTGCCCGGGCTCGACGACAAGGTCGCCCGCCAGCTGGTCTCGGTGGTGGGCAGGCTGCGCGAGCTGGAGCTCAAGAAGTCGCCCTCGATCGCCGAGTCCGTCGACTGGGCGCGCACCCTGATCGCGCTCGAGATCACCGACCTCTCCGACAAGGCCGTCGCCGACACCCTCGGCGTCGTGCTCAAGCACTCCTCCGACGTCGATCGTGCGGTCCGAGAGCTGCGGTTGAAGCGGTGA
- a CDS encoding vWA domain-containing protein yields MTLLDRHIEFLEALRGAGLPVSLSEGLDAVTALGLIGWNDRTQVKEAYAATLVKRANQRATFDGLFELYFPRMVGSGTSPSLTGEAEATGAVKDGPEALAEFTERLAAALEADDAEMLRQLAAEAVARFGAMPGRGPGLSSWSSYTALRRLSTDELTSRLIEGLQQGGWTEEEAARVGSRRVNRFSGLVEADARRRIAEEKGPEQIAKIAVRPTIEKLDFLHARRADLEALRREIYPLARRLATRLTQEHHARRRGAVDLRRTLRSSMSTGGVPVDLRYRPKRPHRTELVILCDVSGSVSNFATFTLMLVFALREQFGKVRAFTFVDEVHEVTSYFRPGADLVDTMTELTRATEHAARMGRTNYGRAFSLFQERHADALGPKSSLLILGDARSNYSDLAVGSLRAMAESARHSYWLNPEVRTQWDTGDSEATRYGSIIEMRECRNLTQLSEFVHDLA; encoded by the coding sequence GTGACCCTCCTCGACCGGCACATCGAGTTCCTCGAAGCTCTTCGGGGAGCAGGGCTGCCGGTGTCGCTCTCCGAGGGCCTGGACGCGGTCACCGCCCTCGGCCTGATCGGCTGGAACGACCGGACCCAGGTCAAGGAGGCGTACGCCGCGACCCTGGTCAAGCGCGCCAACCAGCGCGCCACCTTCGACGGCCTCTTCGAGCTCTACTTCCCGCGGATGGTCGGCTCGGGCACGTCGCCCTCGCTGACGGGCGAGGCCGAGGCCACCGGGGCGGTGAAGGACGGACCCGAGGCGCTCGCCGAGTTCACCGAGCGGCTGGCGGCGGCGCTGGAGGCCGACGACGCCGAGATGCTCCGCCAGCTGGCCGCCGAGGCGGTGGCACGCTTCGGTGCGATGCCCGGCCGCGGCCCGGGACTGAGCTCGTGGTCCTCCTACACCGCGCTGCGCCGGCTCTCCACCGACGAGCTGACCTCGCGGCTCATCGAGGGCCTCCAGCAGGGCGGCTGGACCGAGGAGGAGGCGGCGCGCGTCGGGAGCCGGCGCGTGAATCGGTTCAGCGGTCTCGTCGAGGCCGACGCCCGCCGGCGGATCGCGGAGGAGAAGGGCCCCGAGCAGATCGCCAAGATCGCCGTACGCCCGACGATCGAGAAGCTCGACTTCCTGCACGCGCGGCGGGCCGACCTGGAGGCGTTACGCCGCGAGATCTACCCCTTGGCACGCCGGCTGGCGACCAGGCTCACCCAGGAGCACCACGCTCGCCGGCGCGGAGCGGTGGACCTGCGGCGTACGCTGCGGTCCTCGATGTCCACCGGCGGCGTGCCCGTCGACCTGAGGTATCGGCCCAAGCGGCCGCACCGCACCGAGCTGGTGATCCTGTGCGACGTGTCCGGGTCGGTGTCCAACTTCGCGACGTTCACGCTGATGCTCGTCTTCGCGCTGCGCGAGCAGTTCGGCAAGGTGCGCGCGTTCACGTTCGTCGACGAGGTCCACGAGGTCACGTCCTACTTCCGTCCCGGTGCCGACCTGGTCGACACGATGACCGAGCTGACCAGGGCGACCGAGCACGCGGCCCGGATGGGGCGCACCAACTACGGCCGCGCCTTCTCCCTCTTCCAGGAGCGGCACGCCGACGCCCTCGGCCCGAAGTCGTCGCTGCTGATCCTCGGCGACGCCCGGTCCAACTACTCCGACCTCGCCGTCGGCTCGCTGCGCGCGATGGCCGAGTCGGCGCGGCACTCCTACTGGCTCAACCCCGAGGTCCGTACGCAGTGGGACACCGGTGACTCGGAGGCGACCCGCTACGGGTCGATCATCGAGATGCGGGAGTGTCGCAACCTCACCCAGCTCTCCGAGTTCGTCCACGACCTCGCCTGA